The Dreissena polymorpha isolate Duluth1 unplaced genomic scaffold, UMN_Dpol_1.0 chrUn059, whole genome shotgun sequence region TGAGTGTTGTTTGAGACATCAAGTCGTTCTTCAGGTAAGTGGTGTTTGAGATATCAATTCGTTCTTCAGGTGAGTGGTGTTTGAGACATCACTTCGTTCTTCAGGTGAGTGGTGTTTGTAACATCAAGTCGTTTTTCAGGTGAGTGGTGTTTGAGACATCAAGTCGTTCTTCAGGTGAGTGGTATGCGACATCAAGTCTTTCTTCGGGTGAGTGGTATTTAAGACATTAAATCGGTCTTCAGGTGAGTGGTGTTTGCAATATCAAGTCGTTCTTCTTGAACGTGACGTGCGACATCAAGTCGTTCATGTTTATATTTAGGGGAGTGGCGTTTCTGTTAAATATCAACATTTAGagattaaaaataaacaagattattaaTTGTATTTGAGGAAATTTGTGGAAATTTAATGGAAATTTTACGCATTAATGtgcggtaagtgttgtcccagattagcctctgcaacCGGCCTCGgctcatcaaggacgacactctTCGCTCATATGGTAATTTTTGTCTAACTGAAAGTTCTTCTCACTAAAATAtaatctaggcggaaagtgtcgtccctgattagcctttgcggacttccaggctaatctcggacgacactttacgcccatttATTAAGCcgtgttttcccagagcgcagctTGTATCGTTTCAGCTGATGCAAGAAGAGAGAGACAAGATCGAAACAACTTCGACAGAGTTTCCGAATAAAATAGACTTCTGCGTTAGTGCCAATATTCCCGTTCCCCCGGTTGATATTGTATTCTTCCGGAAAACGATATTTATCATGGTTGGACCAGTTCCCATGACCTTTAGTAAGTATTTCGGCATCACATCTGTCGATTATGCTTGCGGATAACTCGATAAGGTTGCGACATTTGCGATATGCGGTATGTGAGTGCGTCTGACCAACCGTCCATGCGTGCATGCGTCAGACCACACGTCCATGTGCGCTTGCGTCAGGCGAACCAAACATGTGCGCTTGCGTCCCAGCATGCGTTCACGCACCCTCCGATCTTGTCCGTATTGTTACTTTATGATGTATCGAATAACTGAACATGTCTTGCTGCATATGCTTACTATGTAGATACGGTGTGTCGCGCGTACCATATACTTACACGCCTTAAATGGCGAAATTAATAATCAAACAATCGTGTTACAACTTATAACCATTTTGAGACGGCaaatctcaaaggtcaaggtcacacactgACCAAAAGCAAAATATAGCAATCAAACAACTTGTTCGTAATATAAATTGCTCGTAATATAAATTAATTCGTTATTTGCCAATTTTAAAATAGCATGGGCCAAATGATTTTCAGATTGCGACGGGTGTCCATGTACCCAAAGGTCATATTTGGAcaacatatatattaaacattgagAAGACATGTATTCAATTTGCTTGGTAGACAATTTgatttttacatatttacatgcatttttcaCAACGGATTCGACATGTTGCTGATAGGATCTCGTAATAAATACTTGAACAAATTATTTAAACCGTTTATAATATActgatgataaaataataacaagttaAAATACTCATTTTATCGTTTTGTCGTTTATGCCCTACGCAATAAACACTGATGTTCATTTTGTTAATTGTACTTTGATGAAAAATCCACGTATTTTGGCACGGGCGTCTGCTTTGTTCGCTTCAATATATCTTATTCTGAAAGTAGCCTTTCTTTTAATTAAACAACTTTTTCTTACTTCAGCTAAGCATTGTTCTGCAAAAAACTGGGTTATTGCATTTGCGTATaaaaatgtcatcctagattaacctgtgcagccgcataggcttataagggacgacactccTCGCCTTAACTGGAGTTTCGTTTTTAAAAgattcttttaaacgaaaaataccataaaagaggaaagtgccgtccctgattagcatgtaccCACTGCAAATGCTTATctctgatgacactttacgcacatgcattaaacccagtttttccagaacgaggctaaacTAACTGTATTTCAGGCGTTTGCGCTGGTGGTTCCGTAGGTCTTGGGGCGAGAGTGGGGCTATGCGTAGTGAGAATGACAACGCAGGTCAGCGGTTTTTATATTTGTGCCGCGCTCTGTTAAAAGGGCGTTTAAtacatgcagtccgcacaagctaatcagggacgacaattttccgcttttatgatattttctgttaaaagaaagtctcttcttagcacaaatcaagtttaggcgaaagtgtcgtcccttattagcatgtgcacaACTAATCTGGGACACTTAACGCTTCCAGTTTAAACCCCCGATACTAGCACTTACCCAAGGCACTGACCCCTCTTAAATCATAAGCCGTGTTCTGTGataagtgggtttaatgcatattaaaaatatgcaagtgcgtaaagtgtcgtcctacacaggctaatcagggacgacacattccgctttacgatttttttcgtttacagagtCATTTCTTAGCACAAATGAAGTTGAGGCGGAAAATGTCGTGCCTGATTGGCCTTTGCGGAttaaacaggcttatctgggacgacactctacgcacatgcattaaacttcctTTTCCCAGAGCACCGGTCATTTAGATTAAattttatattgtatgtattgCCATGTACTGTGTAGGCAACTTATCGTTtaccttaaataaaagactaacttgaAAGACTTTTTCGCACGATAAGGATTCGGGAGTTTTAACAttttgagtcgcgctctgtgaaacggGGGTTTAATCCGGTATAAGAGGCtaattaaaacttatttaagtTTTTATATATTGCAATGGATATCTCgcttaatattttgaaaaaaagcactACAAGCGTTTTTTTCTGGTTTGCAGCTGACTCTAACGCCGTGGGTTGGCGGGAAAGTGTGGGGCGAGGCGGCCGTCGATCTTGGAATAATAAAAGGAGGAATAAGGTTGATTGGTTATCTTCTGGAAACAAGATTCCCGATGACAACGGAACTCACGTTTTCCAAATACCCGCTAGAGGTCGGGTAGGTATAGTTTGATAAATGGAGTGTGTGTAGGCagtttaaatgatttgtgtatAACCTATGCGGTATTTTGATTTATGGCAAATAGTTACCAGTATGTACGTAAGGTAAAATATGCAAGTGTGTTTATTAAGCAAGTTCTATGTTAATTTCCTTTTTTGAACAACCTAATCGAAGAAAATTGTAGCTAATATTTAGATTAATTTGgtctttagatttttttttaaatcttatgtCAACGTacacaattgaaaataaaatcgCACTTATTCAATAAATCAAGCTGTTTTAGTACCTCTACTGCaataattatgtgtttgttttgtaaagGGCGAAAATGGACTTAATTCTAACACCTTTACGGCTTGAACTAAGGGGGTTTGTCAAGATTCGCCTCGTATTTAAAACCAAAACGATCTTCGATCGAGCAATATGGAGATACGAAGCACCCTCGATTCAAAAGAACATTTTTACGAAGAAAAGCCGAGATGACGACCCATCGCCTCCGGAAGTATTGCCTTCCACAATCAACGAGAGACGTCGCCGATCAGGTCCCGAAGGCTGCATTGTTAACCAAGTGTATAACCGTCCCTACTATGACACCGCCTTCACACTGGAAATGTTCGCCCAAGACGAAGTATCGGAGGTGAAACTCACGTACGCGATTGGAACACATAAAGGTGGGACGAACGTTCAATCCTGGACAGAAATGGGCGGGAATACCCTCCTGGTTCCCGCAAAATTACCCGGTGGTATACCTCTGCATTGGACTGTTAGCGCTACTAATACCCAAGGACTGTCATCCACTGTGCTGTGCTCTTTAAATACATACGACAGCACATTGCCAGACGGCAGGGTGGAGCATGCTTATAAGTTTTCATCCCATCCTTCCAAAATTGTTGCGTTCATCATCGTTGTTGAAGACAGTCCACTGAAGGAGATGCATTACAAGGCCGTTGGGTTCAGCCCGGGACAATACGGTAACCAGTTTGTAGGATGGGAAGAAACACGCCTTGATAACTCTCCATTAAGGCAAGGTGTGACCGGCGCATTGCAGCATTTCACGACCCCGATGGATGGCAAGCTGATAGCAAATGTCCTTAAAACGGCTAAGCCTTTGAGGACCATAGAATCCTGTGCAGAATTGTGCATGAATCACGGATCAAACTGCGTGTCATTTAGCTATGAGGAACACTCTGAGACATGTGATTTGCACGATCAGGTAGCGGGGGCTAATGCATACTTACGTATAAGCGGAACGTACAAAAACTATGAACGATTGGGCATCGGTTATCGCACCTCTGTGGAATATGAGAATTTGCCGCTAACACAAGGCACACAGTATTTCGTCAACGCCAAAGTAACTAACGTGCTGGGTTACGTAGAGTATTTGATAGGCGAAGGAACGATGGTAGACTGCACACCGCCGGAGCCAGGCCTGATCACGAACAACCAGTTTGACTTTATGCGTGCTGAAGAATGCAATGCTTCCGTTTCACAAAGGTGCCTTGACGTAACAACGCGCGAAAACCACAGGTAAATAGTGCAAAGTACATTCAACATTTCCGGGAGTTAGAAATCATCTGAACGaatcaaaattgtattcaaaatCAACTTTCGTCAAGACATTACTGACGTCACTAATGAATTCTTGAGCATCCCAATATATTTATGCATATGAATAAGTCTCGCTCTGGGGAAACGGTACTTAATTCAATGGCGTtaagggttgtcccagattatcatgtgcagttcgcacaggctattcGGGGACTACACTCTCAGCTTTATGGTAATTTTCgcttaaaggaagtattttcttagTGACAATCCAGTTATTAGGGAACGTGTCGTCCCtattaagcctgtgcggactgcacaggctaatcggggtcGGCACTTTCAACACATGCATAAAATccggttttcccaaagcgaggctaaAATGTTATTTAACACCAGGACAATCATCGATGGGCCGGGCTCTGGGACCGTCTTCAATGGTCACCAACCAGTTCAAGACGAGATGTACACGTTAACGAACCACTATGTGTCCGGTaacattgtatttatgtaaacgcATTAAAATGAAGTTTCGATGTAAAGTATATTCATATTACGTGTCAACTTATAGCGAATATCGATTAAACAACATGCATATGTGTATGTATCATTATTACTTGATTTGCATAATACCAatgcaatataattatgtttgttatcaTTGCTGTGTACAGAGAGGTACTAATTTTTAACGAGTACACAGCTGACATATGAGccttctgaaaaaaaaactgggcttaatgcatgtgcataaagtgtcgtcacagattagcctgtgcagtccgcacaggctaatcatggacgacacatttcgcttttatggtatttttggtttcaaggaagtccctccttactgaaaatcaagtttaggcaaaaagtgtcgtcccagattagcatatgcgaactgcacagtctaatctgggatgacactttacacacatgcagtaagcccagttttctcagaacaaggttcATATATGTAACATATTGGACGAGTCCATAGGCGAATCCAATATGAATATGTGCGCTGTGATACATCGGGAGTTGATTTTGAACCATTCGGTTAGTCTCGGATTGTTCAATACGGGCTAAATGGGTAGCACAAGCGCCCAGAAAGGTAATATAATTGAAGGTTACTTGGAGCGCATGACGGAAGCTTATTGCATTAAATTATAAGGTGTAAAATAATACTTGTGTGTAAGTATAGCAGCCATATCACATACTTGTATGCTATTATTACAGCAAACTGGAAAGGTTTTCACGACGACGAGAGCGGTATATATGCATACACTTGGGCTGTCGGAAAAAGCGTATGCAGCTCAGATGTTGTCCCTTTCACCAATCCGTACGCCCATTTGACGAATCCGAAATTCTGGACCGACTCCGGTTTCCAGAAAGGCATCCACCTGCCTGATGGTCCGTATTATGTCACAGTACAGGCTCTTAATGGAGCGGAACTTGGTGGCTCATTGGTGACTTCAGTTTGTCATTTCACCCCGTTCATCGTTGACACCTCACCGCCGGTGTTTCACAAAGTAACGGACATAATTTATGATGAAGACTTTGACCTCATAGCGATATACTACAATGCCACCGACGACTTGAGTAAAATTGCCCACGCAGAATTCGGCCTGGGCAAGACTAAGTATGATGTACAACTGAAGGCGTATGGATTGCATGCGCCTATGGAACGCGAGGATCCGTTTATAGCTGTGAAAGATCTGGGTCTTCAAGAAGGAATTCCGGCATGGATTCGAATCCGCGCCACAAACAATGGTATATTGAATACTAGATATGTCTTCCGTAACAGAATCTGTTCTAGCTGAGTTGATAACGTAAAAGTTTATGCTTGTGTTTGTAAATCCACTGAAATGGCCaataaaacagtttaaatatTGTAGCTGTCACAATATCGATCTAATAACACATATctgatattttgtaataaaagacGTTGTTATTTGGACACTGGCCGATAACACAAATTAACTTCGCACCCTTTCTATCATAACAGTTCACTGTCCGACACACAATTTTAGATTTCAGATATCAAGCTTCTAAGCAAATTTCACTGGTTCTTAAGTCTTGCCATCTTTGAATGCTTTGTAGAAATTTcgtttaaaagtaaaaacaacaacacggaTCTGTGTcagacactttccgcatagagGATTTTCGACTGgatagaagagacctcctttaaacgaaaagttcATAAAAGTTCATAAAAGTTCATAAAAGAGGAATGTGTCGTCCATGACTATCATATGCGTGCTGCGCAGGtttatcggggacgacactttacacacattcgtTGTGCCAATTTTTGCAAGAGCGAATCTGAACCAAATATCTtgttaaatactaaaataaaagcGTTCCATTTCAGTGGATCTGTTTACTGCGGGTCACGGGGATGAGCCGATACTGATCGACAGATCCCCGCCGATACCAGGGACCGTTATGGACGGAGACAGGCTTCGAAGAGACAGGCAGTTCCAGGCGGATGACCATAAGATATGCGCGCAGTGGATAGATTTCTTTGACCCTGAATCTGGCATCGACAGGTatgtatgaaaacaataaataccAACGTTGCCTTTCTTCattattataacatatataacaaGATATGCGCACACGCACGCTGGATATATTTCTTTGACCCCGAATCTGGCATTGACAGGTAGATATTAACACAATTAGAACCAACTCGGCTTTGAATTatgattaatatatttaattaaggAAAAATAAGAACACCTTACTGATATTTTATATCGTAATGTTtagaaaatgttaacattaaattctAAACAATTGATATCTTTCTATGTCGTATCGACATATCTTTCATTCAGATTTTTGTGGGGTGTCGGGACTAAGGCTCAGTTGGACGACATTGTTAAATTCCACAACCTGACCCGCTATGAAAAATCCAGCTGCGTCCCAGCAACTTTGAAGCACAACATCACTTACTTCTCGACTGTCCTTGCCTTCAACAGCGCTTTGAATTCAAAGCCCTGTAACAGCTCCTCGGATGGAGGTAGTATCTTTTATCACAAAGTCTATTTGTGAAACTAATTTTAAGTACTAAACCATATGCTATATGCAgatattcaatttattttgtaCTTGAAAGCCTCCGGTCCATCGGCAGGCTGGCATAAATGTTGCACTGTTACCAtatgaaatacataaatatttcttGTAAATGATTATTATATGCACTGTTTTGGGTGTTCCAGTTTTTGTCGATACCACTCCCCCCATAGCTGGAATTGTGCTTGACGGAATACGGAATACAACTGAATTGAAATATAGCTCAGAAACCGTGTCAAAGCACGAACACTGGCGGGATTATTACGACACTGAGAGTGGGATAACCAACTATAAAGTTCACGTCTACATTAACAACGAATTGAAAAAGACTCTTGAAACAGGGACGTTTAGTGAGTTAGAAGATCACACAATTTCAATGGAGCATAAAGACGAGGTGTACTTCCAGGTACACGGGGTAAATGGGGCTGAATTAGAAGCAGCAGCCAGGTCCGATGGCTTTATGGTGGACCATACTCCTCCAATCATGACTGAAATATCTGACAATCAGCATGGTAACAGATACCAAGCAGACAAATCAAACTTAAATCTGAAGTGGGATTTCCTTGACAGTGAATCCGGCATAGACATGTATAGAACGGTGGTATACGAACACCGCCACGGTATCAAGAATAAATACTGGCCTACGACTGAACGATATAATGAAACAAAACCTATGAACTCGTTCAATGGTAAAATGGACTGCTCACTCGGTAACTTAAATATGGAGGATGGTGTGACGTATTCTCTGCACGTTACAGCATTCAATGGGGCTCTGTTAGCAACGGCGCATGAAAGCGCAGGAATAATGATCGACACAACCCCACCCACTACTCCTAAGGTAAAAATACCACAGACAAACTTCCCTAATGTATTGCAACTAATAATTCCCCGTTATCCGCTATTTATAATCAAAGTGGGTTAACACCGTTGTTCTTTGCGAAAATGTGTGTAATTCCTATTTTAATAAGTATGATGTAACATTAGACACATTTATTTACTcgttgttttacaaatatttatttaggtTCGACACAATATACATAAGGATTAgtgatatatttttcaaatatttgttaaagtaggtttgatataaaaatactatatatatattttattttaaggtcaaggttgGACTGTCGGCAGATGACGAGCAACTTAACGAACAAGGCCAAGTGCTACACACTGATCAGTATGGTATTCGACTTAGTTGGTCTTCAAGAGACTCTGAGAGTGGAATTTCAAAATATGAGGTAGCCATCGGCACAAAAGACAACACGGAGAAGATACTTCCTTTCACCGATTATGGCACAGAAACAACCGCGTATATTTCTAATATTGTCCTGGAACCGTTCAGTGCCACTAGCACGTTGTATGTCGTAACCGTCAAGGCATCTAACGGTGCCGGACTAGTTTCTGTTAAGGGTGTTTCTAAATATATATTCGTACAACAGGCGAATATTCCAGGTGTTGTTTTTGACGGCAGAAGCCTTTTTGAAGATGAATCTTTTACAACTGATCACACGTCTATCGCAGCCTCGTTCTACGGGTTCGAGAGTGAAAGTTGTAACATAATTAACTATGACTGGGCTATCGGGACTACTGAGTTTGGAACCGACATTCTAACATACACTAACTATGGTCTCGTCATGTTGAACGATACACACGGACAATGTCAAATCCATACAGAGTTGTTTGAAGACGTCACTTACTACATTACAGTTCGCGCAGTGACAGGATGTCACAAGGAATATATAGTGTCTTCCTCAGATGGAATCACACTTGACAGAGTTGCTCCAAAAGCTACATTCAGTGTTGAAGCCACCAATGATAcgattgtttacattcgggataaCGTGATTTATCAGTCAGTAACAGATTCAATATCTATTGTCTGCAATGTTTCAGATAGTCATGAAATTCAATCTTTAGAATGGGGTCTTGGGTCGCTTCCCAGTTTATCTGACATTGAACCATTAACACATGATTTGAAATCGTTGACTAGCGTCGTATCATTAGTTCCCGGTGAAGCTGTGTTTGTGACATTGAACGCGATTGATAAGGCCGGTAACCATGAACTTGCGTCATCATTTGCTGTGATTGCAGATACAACTGCACCTGAAATGATTGATCTTGAATGTACGCAATTTATATCCGTGCGAAAAAGTATCGTTACGTGCAGCTGGGAAACAATTGTTGAAAACGAAAGCATTTTGAAAGAAACCTCAATATCCATAGGATCAGCGCAAAATGAGTTTGACATTTTAGACCGCTCTGTTGTTCACAAGGACACGTACAGTTTCACCCGAGATCTATATAACCATATCGATCGTTTTAGTAATATTACAGTTGTTTTTATTACCATAACCATCTCGAATGTTGTCGGTCATAAAACAACGTATGGAAGAGAAGTTATTGTAGACAGAACAGCCCCCGAGGCCGATCGACTTGATGTCGTAACAAGTACCACGCAAGGACGTGTGGCAGATCATCATCAGAAATGCCAACTACCCAGAGGATATGTGGAAGTAAAGTTGATCAACGTTGCTGATCACGAGTCAGCAATTGACGACAGAAGGTATTTATCTGACGCCAGTATGTATATTTTTGACTTCAATATGTATGTATTTGATGACAATAGGTATGAATTAGACGACCGTTGGTATGCATTTGACGACCGTATGAATGTATTTTACGACACTATGTATGTATATAACGATAAAAGGTATTTATCTGCAACAATCTGCATGCTTTTTGACGACAATAGGTATTTATTTGACGGCAGTAGGTATGTATCTGACGACAAAAGGCATCTATTTGACGACAAAAGGTTTGTATTAGATGCCAATAAGTATGTATCTAACGACAATAGGTATGTATCTGACGACAATAGGCATGTTTTGACGACAATAGGTGGTAATCATTTTATGCCCTCTTTATTTCCATTTCGTTGACTTAAGATACGCGCATATTCGTTGCACGTTTTAAACAATGTTATGTTCCTACGCgtcttttatttgtgtttattcgACGTCATAATTGTAATAATCCCCTAAATTGATAAATGACATCAATTGGAATGCGACTGAAGTTGAGTTTAATTTTTCTGTTGATAGGTATGAGATCGCCATCGGAAGAAAGTCTTTCGGAACTGATTATATGAGATACCACCAAGTCAGGGCAAACAGCGAtggaatattttttgtaaacaattttaaattaaatacaggTGATTCTTTTTATGCTACCATCAGAATTTACAACAAAGCCGGATTACACAGTGAGGTTTCTTCGGACAGAGTTGTTGTCAGTCAGACACCGTATCTTGAGGTTAGAGATGGAACCGGCGAAGATATAGACTTCCAGGCCATGCTCAATCTCATTGAAGGCTCCTGGAAATATTCGGACGCATGTCCAATTTACGAAGCGAAATGGAAAATTGAAAGTCTTGCTGGAGAAACATTGTTGGATTTCAAACCCATTCCGAATGCTGGGCAAGTGTTTTATAATGACGAAGTTCAACTTGAAAACGGCATGAAATACATTGTTACTGTTCAGACCATTGACTTCCTCGGTCGTGTTAAAACAGCCAGATCAGATGGTGTAACAGTTCGTATTCAGCCGCCTTTTCCAGGTTTGGTGAGAGATGGTTTTAATAAAGACCTCACCTATCAGGTCAGTACAAATGAACTTTCGGCCAACTGGGATAACTTCGGAGACAAGTCTAGCGACCCTACTGAGTCCATTCATCATTATGAAGTATCCATTGGAAACGACCGGCGGTACGAAAAAACGAGGTCAAACGTGCATTACTTTGTAGATGTTGGACTCAACAATTCGTATACATTTTCACATTTAAATCTGACATCGAAGCTGGTTCGGTATTATGTAACGGTCAGGGCATACAGCATGGCTGGTGGCTTTACAGAAGGCTATTCGAATGGTATCCGAGTTGGATTCAACCTTGACATAACTCCTGGGTCTATTTCCGTAAATAAGTATCAGTCCTCGGTTGATTCGATGGCAATATCATGGAACAGCTTCGAATCGGATATCGACATTATTGATTATAAGGTTGCCATTAGCAGTCACGAAGATATAATTACCAACGACACTGTTGTTTGCAACATAAAAACAGCCAACAAGACTATGTACGATGTTGCCCTATTACACAGCGTTGGTCTTGACGAGTATAGCAAGCTGCTGGGACTTACACTGTACCACAACAGTAAATATTATGTGACGGTTTTGGCTGAAGACGAGGCCGGGATGTGCACGGGGATTACGAGTGATTGGGTCCTGGTCGACACAACGCCCCCAGAGTTCGGTAAACTTTACATCAATGACATAGAAAATTCTACTGTAATATATGTTAAAAAGCCATCTGAAATGCAAATCAAGTGGGaaaatttgcatgataatgaATCAGGTATAAAAAACGTTTATATTAAACTATATGAATGCAGTTCGTGCCTGTCGATTGCAGTttcaagtgaaaattgtttcttgaTTGACGAGAATGACGTGATTGATGATACAAAGACGGCGTTTTATGAAGTTCAAATGAACGCAAACAATGCATATTACGTCACCGTTGAGGTTACAAATGAAGCGAATCTAGTTACCCTTGTGCACAGTTTTCCAATCTTAGTGGACATAACACAACCTTTGATTGGCGAGGTAAAAATAACGGATATCTGGAATGATGTTAAAACATTTCAACACTCGACCGACAAACTTTCAGGAATGTTGCCAATCGCTTTAACAGAAATGGACTATTTATGTCCAAGCCAAAAACTGTATTTCCCTGTACACAGAGAAAACAGAATGCAGCAAATAATGCATGAATTTAAAGACGAATATCTTGTAGTTAATAGCACGGGTGCATACCTTGGAATAGGCTATAATACGGACTTATAAGCAA contains the following coding sequences:
- the LOC127863915 gene encoding uncharacterized protein LOC127863915, whose product is MTTQLTLTPWVGGKVWGEAAVDLGIIKGGIRLIGYLLETRFPMTTELTFSKYPLEVGAKMDLILTPLRLELRGFVKIRLVFKTKTIFDRAIWRYEAPSIQKNIFTKKSRDDDPSPPEVLPSTINERRRRSGPEGCIVNQVYNRPYYDTAFTLEMFAQDEVSEVKLTYAIGTHKGGTNVQSWTEMGGNTLLVPAKLPGGIPLHWTVSATNTQGLSSTVLCSLNTYDSTLPDGRVEHAYKFSSHPSKIVAFIIVVEDSPLKEMHYKAVGFSPGQYGNQFVGWEETRLDNSPLRQGVTGALQHFTTPMDGKLIANVLKTAKPLRTIESCAELCMNHGSNCVSFSYEEHSETCDLHDQVAGANAYLRISGTYKNYERLGIGYRTSVEYENLPLTQGTQYFVNAKVTNVLGYVEYLIGEGTMVDCTPPEPGLITNNQFDFMRAEECNASVSQRCLDVTTRENHRTIIDGPGSGTVFNGHQPVQDEMYTLTNHYVSANWKGFHDDESGIYAYTWAVGKSVCSSDVVPFTNPYAHLTNPKFWTDSGFQKGIHLPDGPYYVTVQALNGAELGGSLVTSVCHFTPFIVDTSPPVFHKVTDIIYDEDFDLIAIYYNATDDLSKIAHAEFGLGKTKYDVQLKAYGLHAPMEREDPFIAVKDLGLQEGIPAWIRIRATNNVDLFTAGHGDEPILIDRSPPIPGTVMDGDRLRRDRQFQADDHKICAQWIDFFDPESGIDRFLWGVGTKAQLDDIVKFHNLTRYEKSSCVPATLKHNITYFSTVLAFNSALNSKPCNSSSDGVFVDTTPPIAGIVLDGIRNTTELKYSSETVSKHEHWRDYYDTESGITNYKVHVYINNELKKTLETGTFSELEDHTISMEHKDEVYFQVHGVNGAELEAAARSDGFMVDHTPPIMTEISDNQHGNRYQADKSNLNLKWDFLDSESGIDMYRTVVYEHRHGIKNKYWPTTERYNETKPMNSFNGKMDCSLGNLNMEDGVTYSLHVTAFNGALLATAHESAGIMIDTTPPTTPKVKVGLSADDEQLNEQGQVLHTDQYGIRLSWSSRDSESGISKYEVAIGTKDNTEKILPFTDYGTETTALVLRVRE